The genomic stretch TGCCTTGGAGAAGCTGAACAGAGGCGAACTGGCGGTGTCATCCAACAGAGAAGAACGTTGTCTCTGCTGCTCTGGTTCGACTCTCCTCTTCTTGGCACCGCCCGCGGCCAATCCAGCAGCTGGAGTCAAGGCAGAGCAGAGGCAGCCTCCGGCATGAAAGCAAGTGCTGGAGCGAAGATAGCCGCAGGAATGCTCGTCCTCCTCGGGAAAATGTGGAGACCCGGAGGACGCATCGGAGACCATGGAcaggtcctcctcctcttcctcaaagGAACCACCTTTGCCGCAGCCGAGAGGCTGAGGGCACTCACCGCAGGACTTGTCCAAGTAGTCGGTCCAACCAGATTGGCATCCACTGCAGCAATCATAGCTAACATCGTCCTCCTCTCTCTGCATCAGTGGATCGATATAGGAGAAGGCTCTTCTCATTCTCCTTTATGGCTATGAACTCGAGAGGCACAAAGAGATCAATCGACTTGGTttaaagagagagagatgaggcGGGTCGCCTCCCTCGCACGCACCATCTCACACTCCGTCGGAGGAATGGAGCCAAAACGGGGTCACATGCAATACAGCGAGGCGAAGCGTACCACTCGACACCGGTTTCCATGATTTGCTACAACATCCCGTGAACAGGGGAAATCATGGGGAAGAGcatcatgtataaatatatatatataattcatggtTAATCCAGGGATAATTCAATGCCTAATTCCTTAGAATATACAAGTATCGCTCATCGAAAAGCTCGGCATAAAGAAGCATAAGACAGAGATGATCTTAGTTTATATTCCCACTTCATCAACATcagcaatatatatacatatatatagtgacTATTGCAAGAGATTGGGGACTGAAGGTTTTCCTCTGCAGAATCTTGCACGTAAAGCAATTATAAATGTAAATTATTGTTAGTCAACAGAGTGGCAGAGGAAGCTTTTGGGTCTTCCTGAGGTTCCAAAACAACAATGGCCTCTTCCTCTGGATCGGTACTGCAGGCGTGAGAGGAGATGAAGTGTCTGTTCTTGCTTGGTTTGTTCCCTCCGGGAAACAGGGGAAGCTAATAAGATGATGAGGAGAAGCTATGAACATCAACATCATGGGAGAGCTGCAGGCGTCAAGTCATTGTCCCaaccaagaaagagagagagagagagagagagacatacgTTTCGTCATGATCAAAGTGATGCACCGAAGGCCCATCATGAGACCACGAGAAAGAGGAGGAAGCCATTTGGCCTAAACAAAGACCGTCGACATTGTCATCACCGTCCTTTCGGATGCGCACTTGAATGATCAAAGCTAATGAAACCAATCCATCAACCACCAACGATCGAAACATGTCAATCGAGGGCTAAATACAGCAACCCAAGCTGAGGTTTCATCAACTCACGTACATCATTCCAATAACACAATAGTCTTACGTACCTTGACTATTTGCGAAGACCAACGACTCTTTCTGTCTTAATCCGTAATTATCATCGTAAAAGCATTAAGCATCTTCTCATCTATGGTAGCTTTGACATTTGATACTTGCTCGACAATACTCCAAGCTGTTACGATAATAGTTTTAGATTATTTGATTTATCGGTAGGGATTTGATCAAACAAAAATTACGATTAAGGTTAAATCAAAACTTAGTAGTAAGATGATTATCGTTTCGTAACCATCATGATATActgttattattattaatctTTAGTCAAATAATTGAGTATGTATATTGACATGGTGGGGGACTATAGTTAAATGAAGCTACAGAGAAGTAGTTGCGACTGTAGCATCGTCGTCAATGATGCCATTAGGGTTTGTCTCCCCCCTTGAGCTTGACAATTCAGAAGTGTTACACCTCTGGAAGAGGTGATGGGTGACCTAATCCAATTAATGCTCACCTTTAAATTGATCCTTGCATCTGTGTCCTGTTATTTATGGTTTGTTTATGATGTGTTAGGATAGAGAAATGGACATTTGAGGTGTCCATTTATGAGTATTCCATAAAGTGTACCCAACATACTTAAATTAGGTTGGAAGTATATTATTCGGATAAATTAGAAAGGAACATCGTGTTCTATAATTCTTGAAGGAACACCAAATAGATTTAGAAATTGGACTCATATATGTGTACATGATGAAATAATTTGGGCCATTGTGACATAAGATTTGATTCGATTCGACTTTTAATAAAAAGAATTATTGTAATAAAAGGATTtaaacttatttaaaataattattatatccaACCCAATTGATCGAATTCTATATCTCGTGTTGACCTAATTTCAACATTTCAATCAAAAGGTTCGACCCAAAATTCTGTGGATTAGAGTTTGGGCCTCCAACCCAATCGGATGCCGATACACGTCAGACTTTAAGATTCGATTCCGTCGATGAAGGTGCGTGATGGATTTTGCTCCGTCGGCATTGACGTAACCGTTTCCGTAACCGTCGCCTCGCGTTTCGCTCGTCAAGGAGATCCGACCGGTAACCCGCCGCGTTTCTCGTGATGGCTCGCCATCGGAAACCGTTTCCCTCCCAACGAGGAAAAGAAGGAACATATTCGAATTTATTCGTtcctaaagagaaaaagaaaaagaaaaagaaagcggaAAGAAAAGCACTTTTTACTCTAAAATATctgtttatttatatttatatttctactattcttctttttctgaaaataatatatttgttgTACTGTGGAAACGTTCGCCAGACATCACCGTCGCGACGAACCTTCACGCCGCGGACGGGTAATCGAAAGGCAGCGGCTCGACGTCGCCGCTGAGGGGATCGGCGTGGCGGAATCCGTAGTCGCGCAGCACCTGGTCGTCGGCGAAGTGCAGCGCCCGCTGCATCCCCTCCCAGCAGCTCTCCCCGCTGTACATCTTGTTGTGGTCGCCGCTGCAGGGCTGACACCCCGTGAAGTGCGTCATGAAGGGCCGGCGCCAGCCGTTGGGCCCGCTCACCGCCCCATCCTCCCCTGACAGGTGCCGGTCCCGCAGCCTGCCGTACGCCCCGTTCGCCACCTCCGCGTGCCGCCGGCGCAGCCCCTGCACCTGCCGCTCCACCGCCGCGTACTTGGCCGTCATGTTCTCCAGCCGCCCCACGATCTCCACCCAGTAGCCCTCGAAGTAGTAGTCGCTCTCCAGGAAGATCTTGTCGCCCCACCGGTCCTTGTGCTTGAGGAGGAGGTAGACGAGCGCGGACTGGTCGTCCGACTCGTTGAACAGCTTGTCCTTGAACTCCGCCTTCTGGAGTTGGCCCCACCGGTCGTAGTCCGGGGACATGGGGCCCGTAGCCGCCCACACCGCCATGAAGTCGAGCGACCACTGGCAGTTGCGGATGAGGAAGACGCCGGCGTTGAGGCTGACCCAGCTGCGGGCTTCGTACACCAGGCGGGGCCAACCGTGAACCACCAGGTTGTGATCCCGGTAGCGATCCAGGGGAAGCTCGAAGTCCATGTCGGTGAAGGCGGCGTCGGAGTCTACCCACCACACCCAGTCCGCCTCCGGGTGGGCGAGCATGGCGGCGCGGACCATGGGGAGCTTCGCCCAGAACGTGTTCATGGCCGGGTGGAGGAGGGCGGTGTTGTAGAAAAGTTCCATGCCGTGGCGGCGGCAGTAATCGACCTTGTTCTTAAAAAAGCGCAGGAGGAGGTGGTCGCCCACCGGGTTGCGGCAGGGGCCCGGCTGGGACCCGGTCACCATGAGCACCCGCTCGCGACCGTACCCGCCAAAGGCCGGGTGCAGGCGGAGCCAGTCTCGGCGCTTCGCGTCCCAGCCGGTGAGCGGGCGGTCGATGGTGTACGAGACGGAAGGGTCGTCGTAGAAGGTGGCGCCGGGAGGGTCGCGATCGTGGAGGTCAGGGAAGGCCGCAGAAGAGGAGACGGAGAAGGGGAAAGCGGAAGGGTCTACAACGGTGACAGCGGAGAAGAAGGTCGAGACGACCCAGAAGACGAGGAGGGCGACGCCGGCTCCACCCGCGAAGACGAGGCCGTCGGAGAAGAGCGAGGGCTTGGAGGAGCGGCGAGTCATAAGGCCCTTGGAAGTCCTagcaga from Musa acuminata AAA Group cultivar baxijiao chromosome BXJ1-3, Cavendish_Baxijiao_AAA, whole genome shotgun sequence encodes the following:
- the LOC135634234 gene encoding probable glycosyltransferase 7, with the protein product MMSGTEPSSPSSARTSKGLMTRRSSKPSLFSDGLVFAGGAGVALLVFWVVSTFFSAVTVVDPSAFPFSVSSSAAFPDLHDRDPPGATFYDDPSVSYTIDRPLTGWDAKRRDWLRLHPAFGGYGRERVLMVTGSQPGPCRNPVGDHLLLRFFKNKVDYCRRHGMELFYNTALLHPAMNTFWAKLPMVRAAMLAHPEADWVWWVDSDAAFTDMDFELPLDRYRDHNLVVHGWPRLVYEARSWVSLNAGVFLIRNCQWSLDFMAVWAATGPMSPDYDRWGQLQKAEFKDKLFNESDDQSALVYLLLKHKDRWGDKIFLESDYYFEGYWVEIVGRLENMTAKYAAVERQVQGLRRRHAEVANGAYGRLRDRHLSGEDGAVSGPNGWRRPFMTHFTGCQPCSGDHNKMYSGESCWEGMQRALHFADDQVLRDYGFRHADPLSGDVEPLPFDYPSAA
- the LOC135638240 gene encoding protein SOB FIVE-LIKE 5-like, which translates into the protein MRRAFSYIDPLMQREEDDVSYDCCSGCQSGWTDYLDKSCGECPQPLGCGKGGSFEEEEEDLSMVSDASSGSPHFPEEDEHSCGYLRSSTCFHAGGCLCSALTPAAGLAAGGAKKRRVEPEQQRQRSSLLDDTASSPLFSFSKACYIPDPYSPSSDFNPLLSINEAILEFSCGFKRNLQLEKQMGHLQSSVPETNIKKSRWEEDLVIDSSEAETCGWIFEVLKRDQL